In the Balaenoptera acutorostrata chromosome 7, mBalAcu1.1, whole genome shotgun sequence genome, one interval contains:
- the LOC103004717 gene encoding GTPase IMAP family member 5-like isoform X1 translates to MSHSSVLAPWQLCDRGQKRMEGLQRSRYGTMAEGRTEHTRSAASSSLRIVLVGKTGCGKSATGNSILGQPVFESRLGAQSVTRKCQGATGTWNGRSILVVDTPPIFEARAQDQEVYENIGDCYLLSAPGPHVLLLVTQLGRFTEQDVVAVTRVKEVFGARALRHMVILFTHKEDLADGSLHDYVANTDNLRLRGLVRECGQRYCAFNNRASGDERGEQLAGLMAVVEGLEREHQGAYLSNDLFFDAQRLQQGGGDPHGEGHVRYLAKVRSHVAKQKQDLKEAQRNRVFKALLRVKNWITSHIRIFAVLVICFLIFLAILISLCSTHEC, encoded by the exons ATGAGCCATTCTTCGGTCTTAGCTCCATGGCAGTTGTGTGATCGTGGGCAG AAGAGAATGGAAGGACTTCAGAGGAGCAGATACGGGACTATGGCTGAAG gcaGAACAGAACACACGCGGTCTGCAGCCTCGTCCTCACTGAGGATCGTCCTGGTGGGCAAAACAGGCTGCGGGAAAAGCGCCACCGGGAACAGCATCCTCGGCCAGCCAGTGTTTGAGTCCAGGCTGGGGGCCCAGTCGGTGACCAGGAAGTGCCAGGGGGCCACGGGCACGTGGAACGGGAGGAGCATCCTGGTGGTGGACACGCCCCCCATCTTTGAGGCGAGGGCCCAGGACCAGGAGGTGTACGAGAACATTGGGGACTGCTACCTGCTCTCGGCCCCGGGGCCTCACGTGCTGCTGCTGGTGACCCAGCTGGGGCGCTTCACAGAGCAGGACGTGGTGGCCGTGACCAGGGTGAAGGAGGTCTTCGGGGCGAGAGCCCTGAGACACATGGTCATCCTGTTCACCCACAAGGAGGACTTAGCGGATGGATCCTTGCATGACTACGTAGCCAACACAGACAACCTGAGGCTGAGGGGCCTGGTCCGGGAGTGCGGGCAGAGGTACTGCGCCTTCAACAACCGGGCGTCCGGCGACGAGCGGGGGGAGCAGCTGGCCGGGCTGATGGCCGTGGTCGAGGGGCTGGAGAGGGAGCACCAGGGCGCCTACCTCAGCAACGACCTCTTCTTTGATGCACAGCGGCTCCAGCAGGGCGGGGGCGACCCCCACGGGGAAGGTCACGTGCGCTACCTGGCCAAGGTGCGGTCGCATGTTGCAAAGCAAAAGCAAGACCTGAAAGAGGCCCAGAGAAACCGTGTCTTCAAGGCACTCCTCCGAGTCAAAAACTGGATCACTTCTCACATCAGAATATTTGCTGTTCTTGTTATATGCTTTTTGATTTTTCTTGCCATTTTAATTAGCTTGTGTAGTACTCACGAATGCTGA
- the LOC103004717 gene encoding GTPase IMAP family member 5-like isoform X2, whose protein sequence is MRKRMEGLQRSRYGTMAEGRTEHTRSAASSSLRIVLVGKTGCGKSATGNSILGQPVFESRLGAQSVTRKCQGATGTWNGRSILVVDTPPIFEARAQDQEVYENIGDCYLLSAPGPHVLLLVTQLGRFTEQDVVAVTRVKEVFGARALRHMVILFTHKEDLADGSLHDYVANTDNLRLRGLVRECGQRYCAFNNRASGDERGEQLAGLMAVVEGLEREHQGAYLSNDLFFDAQRLQQGGGDPHGEGHVRYLAKVRSHVAKQKQDLKEAQRNRVFKALLRVKNWITSHIRIFAVLVICFLIFLAILISLCSTHEC, encoded by the exons AAGAGAATGGAAGGACTTCAGAGGAGCAGATACGGGACTATGGCTGAAG gcaGAACAGAACACACGCGGTCTGCAGCCTCGTCCTCACTGAGGATCGTCCTGGTGGGCAAAACAGGCTGCGGGAAAAGCGCCACCGGGAACAGCATCCTCGGCCAGCCAGTGTTTGAGTCCAGGCTGGGGGCCCAGTCGGTGACCAGGAAGTGCCAGGGGGCCACGGGCACGTGGAACGGGAGGAGCATCCTGGTGGTGGACACGCCCCCCATCTTTGAGGCGAGGGCCCAGGACCAGGAGGTGTACGAGAACATTGGGGACTGCTACCTGCTCTCGGCCCCGGGGCCTCACGTGCTGCTGCTGGTGACCCAGCTGGGGCGCTTCACAGAGCAGGACGTGGTGGCCGTGACCAGGGTGAAGGAGGTCTTCGGGGCGAGAGCCCTGAGACACATGGTCATCCTGTTCACCCACAAGGAGGACTTAGCGGATGGATCCTTGCATGACTACGTAGCCAACACAGACAACCTGAGGCTGAGGGGCCTGGTCCGGGAGTGCGGGCAGAGGTACTGCGCCTTCAACAACCGGGCGTCCGGCGACGAGCGGGGGGAGCAGCTGGCCGGGCTGATGGCCGTGGTCGAGGGGCTGGAGAGGGAGCACCAGGGCGCCTACCTCAGCAACGACCTCTTCTTTGATGCACAGCGGCTCCAGCAGGGCGGGGGCGACCCCCACGGGGAAGGTCACGTGCGCTACCTGGCCAAGGTGCGGTCGCATGTTGCAAAGCAAAAGCAAGACCTGAAAGAGGCCCAGAGAAACCGTGTCTTCAAGGCACTCCTCCGAGTCAAAAACTGGATCACTTCTCACATCAGAATATTTGCTGTTCTTGTTATATGCTTTTTGATTTTTCTTGCCATTTTAATTAGCTTGTGTAGTACTCACGAATGCTGA
- the LOC103004717 gene encoding GTPase IMAP family member 5-like isoform X3, giving the protein MEGLQRSRYGTMAEGRTEHTRSAASSSLRIVLVGKTGCGKSATGNSILGQPVFESRLGAQSVTRKCQGATGTWNGRSILVVDTPPIFEARAQDQEVYENIGDCYLLSAPGPHVLLLVTQLGRFTEQDVVAVTRVKEVFGARALRHMVILFTHKEDLADGSLHDYVANTDNLRLRGLVRECGQRYCAFNNRASGDERGEQLAGLMAVVEGLEREHQGAYLSNDLFFDAQRLQQGGGDPHGEGHVRYLAKVRSHVAKQKQDLKEAQRNRVFKALLRVKNWITSHIRIFAVLVICFLIFLAILISLCSTHEC; this is encoded by the exons ATGGAAGGACTTCAGAGGAGCAGATACGGGACTATGGCTGAAG gcaGAACAGAACACACGCGGTCTGCAGCCTCGTCCTCACTGAGGATCGTCCTGGTGGGCAAAACAGGCTGCGGGAAAAGCGCCACCGGGAACAGCATCCTCGGCCAGCCAGTGTTTGAGTCCAGGCTGGGGGCCCAGTCGGTGACCAGGAAGTGCCAGGGGGCCACGGGCACGTGGAACGGGAGGAGCATCCTGGTGGTGGACACGCCCCCCATCTTTGAGGCGAGGGCCCAGGACCAGGAGGTGTACGAGAACATTGGGGACTGCTACCTGCTCTCGGCCCCGGGGCCTCACGTGCTGCTGCTGGTGACCCAGCTGGGGCGCTTCACAGAGCAGGACGTGGTGGCCGTGACCAGGGTGAAGGAGGTCTTCGGGGCGAGAGCCCTGAGACACATGGTCATCCTGTTCACCCACAAGGAGGACTTAGCGGATGGATCCTTGCATGACTACGTAGCCAACACAGACAACCTGAGGCTGAGGGGCCTGGTCCGGGAGTGCGGGCAGAGGTACTGCGCCTTCAACAACCGGGCGTCCGGCGACGAGCGGGGGGAGCAGCTGGCCGGGCTGATGGCCGTGGTCGAGGGGCTGGAGAGGGAGCACCAGGGCGCCTACCTCAGCAACGACCTCTTCTTTGATGCACAGCGGCTCCAGCAGGGCGGGGGCGACCCCCACGGGGAAGGTCACGTGCGCTACCTGGCCAAGGTGCGGTCGCATGTTGCAAAGCAAAAGCAAGACCTGAAAGAGGCCCAGAGAAACCGTGTCTTCAAGGCACTCCTCCGAGTCAAAAACTGGATCACTTCTCACATCAGAATATTTGCTGTTCTTGTTATATGCTTTTTGATTTTTCTTGCCATTTTAATTAGCTTGTGTAGTACTCACGAATGCTGA